In one Elusimicrobium sp. genomic region, the following are encoded:
- the pepT gene encoding peptidase T — translation MNPLQQKIYDRFLRYIAVDTTSDPTSKAIPTNPNQITFAHMLAREMKTVGFQEVEVDEYGFVTGLLPANTDKPAPTIGLFSHMDTVCDYNGKNIRAVLHPNYDGGTITINEEKKMFLSPETAPNLKLCVGDDIITSDGNTLLSGDDKIGIAIIMTLAEYLTEHPEIKHGPLKAAFTIDEETGTGIGYFDIERFNADFAYTVDGADMGEIDCGSFNADSVDIRITGKACHPGCAKGFMANPVRIAADIISSWPEDKLPETTEGTEGFILFKDIEGGLESALVQGIVREHDLGKFEQYKKMLEDLVEEKRQKYPAAKIEVEFKEQYRNMLEVLKEHPQAMDLLEGALKENNIEYHLAQIRGGTDGSQLSLRGLPTPNIFAGYENPHGPYEWVSLAWAEKTFRVLETIAKNAVK, via the coding sequence ATGAACCCGTTACAACAAAAAATTTATGACCGTTTCCTTAGATATATTGCCGTAGATACCACCAGCGACCCGACCAGCAAAGCCATACCCACTAACCCCAATCAAATTACTTTTGCACATATGCTGGCCCGCGAAATGAAAACCGTTGGTTTTCAAGAAGTGGAAGTGGACGAATACGGTTTTGTAACCGGGTTACTCCCCGCCAATACGGATAAACCTGCCCCCACCATCGGCTTATTTTCGCACATGGATACCGTTTGCGATTATAACGGCAAAAATATCCGCGCCGTATTGCACCCCAACTACGACGGCGGAACCATTACCATTAACGAAGAAAAAAAGATGTTCCTCTCTCCCGAAACCGCGCCCAACTTAAAACTTTGCGTGGGTGATGATATTATTACCTCGGACGGAAACACCTTGCTCAGTGGGGACGATAAAATCGGTATCGCTATTATTATGACTTTAGCCGAATACTTAACCGAACACCCCGAAATCAAACACGGGCCGTTAAAAGCCGCGTTTACTATTGACGAAGAAACCGGCACCGGTATCGGTTATTTTGACATTGAACGTTTTAATGCAGATTTTGCCTACACCGTTGACGGGGCCGACATGGGTGAGATTGACTGCGGCAGTTTCAATGCCGATTCCGTAGATATCCGCATCACGGGCAAAGCCTGTCACCCCGGTTGCGCCAAAGGCTTTATGGCTAACCCCGTTCGCATCGCGGCGGATATTATTTCTTCCTGGCCGGAAGATAAACTGCCCGAAACCACCGAAGGAACCGAAGGGTTTATTCTTTTCAAAGACATTGAAGGCGGCTTGGAAAGTGCCCTTGTGCAAGGCATTGTGCGCGAACACGATTTGGGTAAGTTTGAACAATACAAAAAGATGCTGGAAGATTTGGTGGAAGAAAAACGCCAAAAGTATCCGGCTGCCAAAATTGAAGTAGAGTTCAAAGAACAATACCGCAATATGCTTGAGGTGCTGAAAGAACACCCGCAAGCCATGGACTTGTTGGAAGGGGCCTTAAAAGAAAATAACATTGAGTACCATTTGGCGCAAATCCGCGGCGGGACGGACGGCTCACAACTTTCCTTGCGCGGGTTGCCCACCCCCAATATTTTTGCCGGGTACGAAAACCCCCACGGCCCGTATGAGTGGGTCAGTTTGGCGTGGGCGGAAAAAACTTTCCGCGTGTTGGAAACCATCGCCAAAAATGCCGTAAAATAG
- a CDS encoding prepilin-type N-terminal cleavage/methylation domain-containing protein, producing MKKGFTLIELLVVVLIIGILSAVALPQYHTAVDKARFARLMPVVKALKLAAETYYLANGTYPTAIDELDIAPPAGCTIPAGDNAILCETEWYDLKKDSDLNVAGYIGKRNTPLDGGYRVWLDHSPYPGKEQCVVVADTPRQHRLCKTVGMETVVSIGFK from the coding sequence ATGAAAAAGGGTTTCACTTTAATTGAACTTTTAGTGGTTGTTTTAATTATAGGTATTTTGTCCGCGGTAGCCTTGCCCCAATATCACACGGCGGTAGATAAAGCCCGTTTTGCCAGGCTGATGCCTGTTGTAAAAGCCCTAAAACTAGCGGCGGAAACTTATTATCTTGCTAACGGAACTTATCCCACTGCTATTGATGAGTTGGATATTGCACCGCCCGCCGGTTGTACTATCCCCGCGGGAGATAATGCGATTCTTTGCGAAACGGAGTGGTACGATTTGAAAAAAGACAGCGACTTAAATGTTGCCGGTTATATTGGAAAGCGTAACACCCCTTTGGACGGAGGTTATCGGGTGTGGTTGGATCACTCCCCCTATCCCGGCAAAGAACAATGTGTGGTGGTGGCCGATACTCCCCGTCAGCACCGACTGTGTAAAACGGTGGGCATGGAAACGGTGGTATCCATCGGTTTTAAGTAA